The window CCAAGGTCGGCATCTACTCGATCCTGCGGGTCTACACGCTGATCTTTGGCGAGCAGGCCGGCGAGCTGGCGAACCTGGCCCAGGCCTGGCTCTGGTCGCTGGCGCTGGCCGGTATCGCCGCTGGTGCACTGGGCGCGTTGGCGGCGACCACGCTGCAAGGGCTGCTGTCGTACCTGGTGGTGGTGTCCGCCGGTACGCTGCTGGCGGCGATTGCGCTGGGTACGCCGGAGGCGCTGTCCGCTGCGATGTATTACCTGCTGCACAGCATCTGGGTGGCCGGCGGGTTGTTCCTGCTCGCCGACCTGATCGCCCGCCAGCGCGGCGACAAGGCGGGGCGCCTGGTGCAGGGCCCGGCGCTGTTGCAACCTCATCTGCTGGGCGGCGCCTTCTTCTTCGGCGCCATCGCCGTGGCCGGTTTGCCGCCGCTGTCGGGGTTCCTCGGCAAGCTGATGTTGCTGCGCTCGGTGAGCGGCGGCAGCGAAGCCATCGCCCTGTGGGGCGTGGTGCTGGTCAGCGGTCTGGTCACTATCGTCGCCTTGAGCCGCGCCGGCAGCACGTTGTTCTGGCGCACCGGCCGCACCGTGCTGGGCAGCGCCGAGCGTGAGCCGGTGAAGCTGCTGGCGACCTTCGGCCTGCTGGCCAGTGCGCCGCTGATGGTGGTTGCCGCGCGGCCGCTGCTGGCCTATGCCCAGGCGACCGCCGCGCAACTGCTGGACGTCGACCTGTATCGCCAGGCGATCCTGCTGGGAGGTGGCGCATGATCCGCCGCATCCTCCCGCACCCGTTGCTCAGCGCCATCCTGCTGTTCACCTGGCTGCTGATGGTCAACGATTTCTCCCTCGGCCACTGGTTGCTCGGTGCGTTCCTCGCCCTGGTGCTGCCGCTGTTGTGCCGCGACCTGCTGCTGTCCACCCCGCGCGTCCGCCGGCCGGGCCTGCTGCTGCGTTTCATCGCGCTGGTGCTGTACGACATAGTCGTGGCCAACCTGCAGGTGGCCAGGCTGGTGCTGGGGCCGAAGGCCAGGCTGCAGCCTGGCTTCGTGGAGATTCCGCTGGAGCTGACCGACGACCTGGCCATCACCATCCTTGCCAGCGTGATCACCCTGACGCCGGGCACAGTGTCCGCCGATCTCAGCGACGACCGCCGCATGCTGCTGGTTCACGGCCTCGACGTACCGGACCCGCAGGCCCTGGCGGCGGATATCAAGGCCCGCTACGAAGCGCCGCTCAAGGAGGTGTTCGAATGCTCGGCTACGTGATTCCCCTGTGCCTGGCGATCCTTGGCCTTGCACTGCTGCTCACGGTGGCGCGGCTGATCCGCGGGCCGGGTACGGCGGACCGCATCCTGGCGCTGGATACGCTGTCGATCGAGGCCATCGCGCTGATCGTGCTGTTCGGCATCTGGAAGGGCACTGGCCTGTACTTCGAGGCGGCGCTGTTGATCGCGGTGATGGGCTTCGTCAGCACCGTGGCCCTGTCCAAGTTCCTGTTGCGCGGAGACATCATCGAATGAGCGCAGACGTCGTGATCGAGGCGCTGGTCTGCCTGCTGCTGCTGGCCGGCAGCCTGTTCGCCCTGCTCGGCGCCATCGGCCTGTACCGGCTGCCGGATTTCTATACCCGCCTGCATGCGCCGACCAAGGCTTCGACCCTGGGCGTCGGCGGGGTGATCCTGGCCTCGATGCTGTATTTCAGCACCCGTGGCGAGGGCGTCAGCCTGCATGAACTGCTGATCACCGTGTTCCTGTTCATCACCGCGCCGATCAGCGCCCACCTGCTGGCCAAGGCGGCGATGCAGCAGCGCACGCCGGTGGAGCGGGGGACCAAGGGCAAGCCTTGGGAGTGAACAGGCAGACGTCGGGCGTATAACGTTCGACGTTATAGGCCGTTTAACCGTATTTGCCGGCGACTCAGGGCTCGGCCTTGGAGCGCTAGGCGGAGGAAGGTGAAACGGCGCACAACCGCGAACGGTTGTACGCCCTACGGTCCGATCGATACGTCAGTGATCGCCCATACAGTTTCCCCACGATTCTGTACCTGTCGGCACATACCGGGCGCCTCCTATACTCCGGGGATCTTTTGACTGGAGCGTCCCGTGCAGCAATCCCGGCCGTTCGCCCTCGCGTGCCTGGTGTTGGCCATGGCGCTCTGGGGCAGTTCCTTCATCGCGCTGAAATTCGCCTTCCAGGAATTGCCGGCGATGTGGGTGATCTTCGCCCGTATGGCGCTGGGCAGCCTGATCTTCCTCGCCGCCTGGCGTTGGCGCGGACGCATCGACTACCGCGCCGGTGACTGGAAGTGGCTGCTCGGGCTCGCCGCCTGCGAGCCTTGCCTGTATTTCATCTTCGAGTCCCTGGCGCTGCAGCACACCAGCGCCGCCCAGGCCGGCATGATCACGGCGCTATTGCCATTGCTGGTCGCGGTGGGGGCGTTCTTCCTGCTGCACGAGAAGATCGCCCGCAACACCTGGCTGGGGTTCGCCCTGGCGGTGCTTGGCGCGCTCTGGCTGACCCTGGCCAGCGAAGCGAACGGCCACGCGCCGAATCCGCTGCTGGGCAACTTCTACGAACTGCTGGCGATGCTCTGCGCCACCGGCTACACCTTGCTGCTCAAGCACCTGTCGGCGCGCTACTCGCCCTTCATCCTGACTGCCATGCAAGCCCTCATCGGTTCGCTGTTCTTCCTGCCGCTGGCGCTGGCGACTTCAGGCCTGCCGCCGGCGCCCGGCCCGACCGGCTGGTTCGCGCTGATCTACCTGGGCAGCGTGGTCACCGTCGGCGCCTACGGCCTGTACAACTTCGGCGTCAGCCGGCTGCCGGCGAGCCAGGCGACCGGCTTCATCAATCTGATCCCGGTGTTCACCCTGATCTTCGCCGCCCTGTTCCTGGGCGAGGTGCTCAGCGGCCAGCAGGCACTGGCTGCCGGATTGGTGTTCATCGGAGTTGCCTTCAGCCAGTGGCGCAGTGCGCCGCCCACGCCGCCCGCCGGTGTGCTGGACTGACCTTCTGCCATTCGACGAGGAAACAGCATGTCCGCCCAAGACCGTAACTGGACCCGCGAGGCGATCCGCATCATCGAGGCGGATTTCCAGCGCAGCGCCGATACCCACCTGATTCCCCTGGAGATGCCCGGCCTGCCGGGCGTCGACCTGTATTTCAAGGACGAGTCCAGTCATCCCACCGGCAGCCTCAAGCACCGACTGGCGCGTTCGCTGTTCCTCTACGCGCTGTGCAACGGTTGGCTGCGTCCCGGCGCGCCGGTGATCGAGGCGTCCAGCGGCTCCACGGCGATCTCCGAAGCCTATTTCGCGAGACTGCTCGGACTGCCGTTCATTGCCGTGGTGCCCTCCAGCACCTCCAAGGAAAAGATCGCGCAGATCGCTTTCTATGGCGGCCAGGCCCACCTGGTGGAAGACCCGACGCAGATCTACGCCGAGTCCGAGCGCCTGGCGAAGGAAACCGGCGGGCACTTCATGGACCAGTTCACCTATGCCGAGCGCGCCACCGACTGGCGGGCGAACAACAACATCGCCGAATCGATCTTCCAGCAGATGCGTCACGAGCGCTTCCCCGAGCCGTCCTGGCTGGTGTCCAGCCCGGGCACCGGCGGCACCCTCGCCACCCTCGGCCGCTTCGCCCGCTACCGTCGCCACGAGACCCGCGTGCTCTGCGCCGATGCCGAGCGCTCGGTGTTCTTCGAGTCCTACCGCACCGGCGATCGCGACCTGACCTTGAGCTACGGCTCGCGCATCGAGGGTATTGGCCGGCCGCGCGTCGAGGCGTCCTTCCTGCCCGCGGTGATCGATGCCTGTTGCCAGGTACCGGATGAGTTGTCGCTGGCGGCCATGCATTACCTGGCCCAGCGCCTCGGGCGGCATGTCGGCGGCTCCAGCGGCACCAACCTGATCGGTGCGCTGCTGGTGGCGCGGCAGATGGTGGAGCGCGGCGAGAGTGGCTCGATCGTCGCGATCCTCTGCGACAGCGGCGAGCGTTACGAGACCACCTACTACAACGCGCTGTGGTTGCTGTCCCAGGGCTTCGACCTCGACCCGTTGATCGAAGGCCTGCGCCAGTGCGTCGAGCACGGTGCGGCGCTGCCGGGCAGCGTTCCGCAGTGCGGGCTGGAGTGAGCCCATGAAGAC of the Pseudomonas sp. PSE14 genome contains:
- a CDS encoding monovalent cation/H+ antiporter subunit D, whose protein sequence is MNHWLILPVLLPLFAGCLLLLTSAMGERLQRGLSLLATLALVPLSAVLLQQADSGVVQFYALGNWQPPFGIILVLDRLSALMLAATALLASLSLIYALCGDDRRGKRFHALFQFQLLGLNGAFLTGDLFNLFVFFEILLIASYALLLHGGGVGRVRAGVHYVVLNLVGSAFFLIAVGVLYGITGTLNMAHMAERVAQLSAEQAPLVRAAALLLLVVFGLKAALLPLYFWLPRAYAEATAPVAALFSIMTKVGIYSILRVYTLIFGEQAGELANLAQAWLWSLALAGIAAGALGALAATTLQGLLSYLVVVSAGTLLAAIALGTPEALSAAMYYLLHSIWVAGGLFLLADLIARQRGDKAGRLVQGPALLQPHLLGGAFFFGAIAVAGLPPLSGFLGKLMLLRSVSGGSEAIALWGVVLVSGLVTIVALSRAGSTLFWRTGRTVLGSAEREPVKLLATFGLLASAPLMVVAARPLLAYAQATAAQLLDVDLYRQAILLGGGA
- a CDS encoding Na+/H+ antiporter subunit E — protein: MIRRILPHPLLSAILLFTWLLMVNDFSLGHWLLGAFLALVLPLLCRDLLLSTPRVRRPGLLLRFIALVLYDIVVANLQVARLVLGPKARLQPGFVEIPLELTDDLAITILASVITLTPGTVSADLSDDRRMLLVHGLDVPDPQALAADIKARYEAPLKEVFECSAT
- a CDS encoding K+/H+ antiporter subunit F — protein: MLGYVIPLCLAILGLALLLTVARLIRGPGTADRILALDTLSIEAIALIVLFGIWKGTGLYFEAALLIAVMGFVSTVALSKFLLRGDIIE
- a CDS encoding Na+/H+ antiporter subunit G; this translates as MSADVVIEALVCLLLLAGSLFALLGAIGLYRLPDFYTRLHAPTKASTLGVGGVILASMLYFSTRGEGVSLHELLITVFLFITAPISAHLLAKAAMQQRTPVERGTKGKPWE
- a CDS encoding DMT family transporter, translating into MQQSRPFALACLVLAMALWGSSFIALKFAFQELPAMWVIFARMALGSLIFLAAWRWRGRIDYRAGDWKWLLGLAACEPCLYFIFESLALQHTSAAQAGMITALLPLLVAVGAFFLLHEKIARNTWLGFALAVLGALWLTLASEANGHAPNPLLGNFYELLAMLCATGYTLLLKHLSARYSPFILTAMQALIGSLFFLPLALATSGLPPAPGPTGWFALIYLGSVVTVGAYGLYNFGVSRLPASQATGFINLIPVFTLIFAALFLGEVLSGQQALAAGLVFIGVAFSQWRSAPPTPPAGVLD
- a CDS encoding PLP-dependent cysteine synthase family protein yields the protein MSAQDRNWTREAIRIIEADFQRSADTHLIPLEMPGLPGVDLYFKDESSHPTGSLKHRLARSLFLYALCNGWLRPGAPVIEASSGSTAISEAYFARLLGLPFIAVVPSSTSKEKIAQIAFYGGQAHLVEDPTQIYAESERLAKETGGHFMDQFTYAERATDWRANNNIAESIFQQMRHERFPEPSWLVSSPGTGGTLATLGRFARYRRHETRVLCADAERSVFFESYRTGDRDLTLSYGSRIEGIGRPRVEASFLPAVIDACCQVPDELSLAAMHYLAQRLGRHVGGSSGTNLIGALLVARQMVERGESGSIVAILCDSGERYETTYYNALWLLSQGFDLDPLIEGLRQCVEHGAALPGSVPQCGLE